The following nucleotide sequence is from Candidatus Zixiibacteriota bacterium.
TGGCCAATATCGACGTCAACTTCGGCGGCGTGGGTACCTACATCGAAGGTTTCGGAGTCCTCGGCATCTCGGCCAAGGTCGTCTCGATCGGTGAGATGGAAGAAACCACCAAGGAACAGCCGGAAGGAACAGGACGGATGTTCTCGCCCAGCCTGGCTACCATTGGTGTGACCTATGCCAAGGTACTGACAACTAATGTTTCGTTCGGTGCGACAGCCATGTTCCTCAACGAGGACATTTTTGAAGTCCGTGCGACCGGCCTTGCCTTTGACGTTGGCTTTATTTATGACCCACATTGGAAAGGCTTCTCCGTTGGTCTGGCAATCAAGAACTACGGCCCCACGATGAAGTTCTCAGGACAAGGTTTTCTGAGCAATGTCGATGGTCGTTCACAGGCGGCGGAATCCAGAGAATTCGAGCTGCCCAGCTCGATCAACATGGGTATGGCCTACAACATGTATGACCAGGACCAACATCTGGCTACCGTCACCGGCAACTTCCGCTCCAACAACTTCTCCGAGGACTACTATCAGAGTGGTTTTGAGTATGTCTACGACGGCAAGTACTCACTCCGCGCCGGTTATAACTACGCCGACCAGGACCACTGGATGTACGGTGCGTCACTGGGTGCAGGCCTCATGTTTGAACTCGGCGACACTGATCTGAGCCTTGAGTACTGCTGGACCCAAACTGAGGTGTTCGACGCCAATCAGTATTGGACACTGAAAGCCAGCTTCTAAGAATCACAGCCTTTGTGAAACAAAGCCGGGTGCTTAGAGCACCCGGCTTTTTCTATTTCGGACATGCAGGATATTGTCTTCAGATAATGGTGAACATATGATGCCTGCGAAAAACACCAGAAATGGTACATTCTCTGCCGCCCTTTTTCTTCGCCGAATGGGGAGCTTTTCGCTCCCCGTCTACATTTACACCACTTCCATCATTTCCACTTCGAAGATTAAAGTCTTACCGGCTAGCGGATGATTGGCATCCAGGGTAATCTTGTCATCTTCAATCTTGACGATCGTCACCGGCATATTCTGGCCGTCGGGTCTTTGCATAGCCAGCTGTAGACCGACTTCGGGCGTGATATCATCCGGAAAATCAGATTTGTTGGCCTCCATGCTCAAATCATCACGGCGAACACCATAGGCCTCTTCGGGTGAAATGGTGATCGTCTTTTTCTCTCCGACCTCCATACCGACCAGACCCTTTTCAAAGCCAGGGATAACGGCATTGGTGCCAAGTTTGACTTCCAGAGGATCGCGATCCTTGGAGCTGTCGAATATCGTGCCATCTTCTAGTTTGCCTGTGTAGTGTACTTTGATATTGTTTCCATCGGCTGCAAA
It contains:
- a CDS encoding peptidylprolyl isomerase, which gives rise to MSFAADGNNIKVHYTGKLEDGTIFDSSKDRDPLEVKLGTNAVIPGFEKGLVGMEVGEKKTITISPEEAYGVRRDDLSMEANKSDFPDDITPEVGLQLAMQRPDGQNMPVTIVKIEDDKITLDANHPLAGKTLIFEVEMMEVV
- a CDS encoding PorV/PorQ family protein — protein: MKTKYVILALVLLAVSISPVYAGNSLRMGTAGASELLIPIGSRGTAMGGSIVANVSGVESIFWNPAGLASIEGTDVMFTHQPYLANIDVNFGGVGTYIEGFGVLGISAKVVSIGEMEETTKEQPEGTGRMFSPSLATIGVTYAKVLTTNVSFGATAMFLNEDIFEVRATGLAFDVGFIYDPHWKGFSVGLAIKNYGPTMKFSGQGFLSNVDGRSQAAESREFELPSSINMGMAYNMYDQDQHLATVTGNFRSNNFSEDYYQSGFEYVYDGKYSLRAGYNYADQDHWMYGASLGAGLMFELGDTDLSLEYCWTQTEVFDANQYWTLKASF